Part of the Methanomassiliicoccus sp. genome is shown below.
CCCTAATGGGGCAGGCAAGACGACGACAATCAAGATGCTGGGAACTCTCCTGATACCGACCTCGGGAGAGGCTACGGTGCTTGACTTTGACGTGGTGAAGGATTTCATGGAGATCAGGAAACGCATCAATATTGTCTCTGGAGGGGACAGAGGCCTTTACTACCGCATCTCCGGACGTCAGAACCTTCGATTCTTCTCAGACCTGTACCGTATCCCGATGAAAGTGAAGGAAGCACGAGTAGAAGAGCTGTTAAGAAAGGTAGGATTGGAAAATGCCGCCGATCAGAGGGTGGAGGAGTACTCCCGAGGCATGAAGCAGAGGCTGCATATCGCGCGGGGTCTGGTCAATGATCCTGACATTCTCTTTCTGGATGAGCCGACGATCGGCCTAGATCCGGAGATATCGAGGGAGGTCAGAGGGATCGTGCGTGACATGTCCAAGGATGGCAAGACCCTGCTTCTTACAACTCATAACATGAGGGAGGCGGAGGATCTCTGCGATGTGATAAATATCATTGTAAGGGGGAAGATAGTCGCCAAGGGCACCATCTCCGACCTGAAGGAAGCGGTCAGGAACAAATCGGTGATAGAAGCTGAGGTACAGAGGATCACCCCCCAGGTCATGGAGGCCATCCACTCAATTGACGGTGTCCTAAATGTCACCTGTTCTTCAGATGCACACAGCTCCATCCTGAGGGTCCAGGTCGCGGATGGTCGGGACATGGTCCTCCCCATCGCGAAAAGATTGGAGGAGTGTCACATCGTCAGGGTCAGTAGGGAGGAACCGACCCTTGAGGATGCTTATCTGAGCATGGTGATGGGTGATGCCTAACCTCCATGCGATCGCGGGGTCTTTCAAGAAACAAGCCCTGGATTTCATTGCTGACCCCCAATGGATCATCCCCAGCATGGTCGCGCCGTTCACGTTCACTTTGGTCACCTTAATGATATTCCCCGAACGTG
Proteins encoded:
- a CDS encoding ABC transporter ATP-binding protein is translated as MGDRVIVAEDLVKCYPRTNGKSGQKKASKPAVDGVSFQISKGQIFGLLGPNGAGKTTTIKMLGTLLIPTSGEATVLDFDVVKDFMEIRKRINIVSGGDRGLYYRISGRQNLRFFSDLYRIPMKVKEARVEELLRKVGLENAADQRVEEYSRGMKQRLHIARGLVNDPDILFLDEPTIGLDPEISREVRGIVRDMSKDGKTLLLTTHNMREAEDLCDVINIIVRGKIVAKGTISDLKEAVRNKSVIEAEVQRITPQVMEAIHSIDGVLNVTCSSDAHSSILRVQVADGRDMVLPIAKRLEECHIVRVSREEPTLEDAYLSMVMGDA